A stretch of DNA from Microbacterium sp. LWS13-1.2:
GCGCGGGCGCGGAACGACAGGGGCACGCGCGTCGTCATGAACGAGTGGCGCGCCAGGCCGAATGCCGCCGCGCAGAAGCCGATGAGGAACACGGCGATGGCGAAGATGCCGAGCGACGGCGCGAGCGCCATGCCCACGATCCCGGCGAGCGAGACCAGGCCGGCGATCGCCATGGTGAGCCGTTCTCCGATGCGGGCGACCGCCCAGCCGGCGGGGATGTTGCCGCACAGCTGGCCGACGACGAGCGCCGAGGCCACGAGGGCGGCGGTCGCGACATCCGCCCCGAGCTGCGCGGCGATGACCGGGATGAGCGGGATGACGGCGCCCTCGCCGAGCGCGAAGAGCACGGTCGGGCCGTAGACCATGGGGCCGAAGCGCCACAGCACGTCCCGCGCGGTGGGGGAGTCGGCGCGATCGCTCATCGCTTCCACGTTAGTCTGGAGTGTCATGCTCGACTTCGATCCCTCCGCCGATATCCAGGCCCTGCGCTCCACGTTCGCCGACATCAAGGCCGTGGTCGACGTCGAGGCACTCACGAAAGACATCGCGCGTCTCAGCGAGGAGGCCGGCGCCCCCAATCTGTGGGACGACGTCGATAAGGCGCAGAAGGTCACCAGCGCCCTCAGCCACCGTCAGTCCGAGCTCAAGCGCGTCAACGATGTCGAGCAGCGCCTCGACGACCTCGACGTCCTCGTCGAGCTCGCCAACGAGATGGACGACGAGGATGCCGCCGAAGAGGCGCGTCGCGAGATCGCCGAGCTCGAAGACATCGTCAGCCAGCTCGAGGTGCAGACGCTCCTCGACGGCGAATACGACGAACGGTCCGCCGTCGTCACGATCCGCTCGGGGGCGGGCGGCGACGACGCCACCGACTTCGCGGAGATGCTGCTGCGCATGTACCTGCGCTGGGCCGAGCGCCACAAGTACCCGGTGAAGGTCATGGACACGTCCTACGCCGAGGGCGCCGGCATCAAGTCGGCGACGTTCGAGATCGACGCCCCCTACGCCTACGGCACG
This window harbors:
- the prfB gene encoding peptide chain release factor 2; translation: MLDFDPSADIQALRSTFADIKAVVDVEALTKDIARLSEEAGAPNLWDDVDKAQKVTSALSHRQSELKRVNDVEQRLDDLDVLVELANEMDDEDAAEEARREIAELEDIVSQLEVQTLLDGEYDERSAVVTIRSGAGGDDATDFAEMLLRMYLRWAERHKYPVKVMDTSYAEGAGIKSATFEIDAPYAYGTLSVEAGTHRLARISPFGSADKRQTSFAAVEVIPVMEEAVEVDIPEGDLRVDVFRSSGPGGQSVNTTDSAVRLTHIPSGIVVSMQNEKSQIQNRAAAMRVLQTRLLLLQREKEAAKKKELAGTITASWGDQMRSYFLYGQQLVKDLRTGHEVGNPAIVFDGDLDGFISAGIRWRKRKDDD